The sequence TTTGACACTTGGTCAACATCTGATGTTTAGTAGACGGGGCAATTAACAATACAAACTCATCACCACCAAATCTGAACATGGCATCCTCTTCATCAAATACCGAGCGCATGACCCTAACAAGATCTAACAAAATCTCATCACCATAAAGGTGACCGAAGCTATCATTAATCAATTTAAATTTATCGATATCGAATATACACAGCCAGTGATGCTTTAGCTGCTTGATTTTGGCCTGTTCGATGGACACAAGATTAGTATTGGCCGCTCTCAGCCTGGAGCCGAATGCCTTACGGTTGAGTAAGCCTGTGAGCTCATCAGTTTCACATTCGATGACGATGGCAAGAAAGTTCTCAAACACTTTAGCCAGCCCCTTCAACAGGCCTAAGTTGTGCTCAGTTATGCACTCAAGTTTAACCCAAAGTACTTTCACCACGCATGAATTTAGCTTGATTGGAATCGCTATCAGAGCCGGTATAAGATCATTGCTATAGCAGGTCGATTGACTGCTTACACACTTGGTAAAACAAGCGGCAGCTTCCTCGCATACACTGTCATCGTTGCTGTTACCATAGGGGTTGTGACTAAGAGAAAAATATTCAGGTAACGCCACCTCCTCCAGCTCACTCGATGAGATATGAATATCAAAAATCTGTACATCTAACGGGGTGACAAACTGCTGTACGGTTGATACTAAACTCTTAGTCAGTGAATCTAGCTGACGCTGCTCCGTCAGCCTAACCAGTGAATCTAAGATAACTTTGAGGTCCGTTCTCATCAATTGCCCATATTGATTAAAAGCAAGATATGGGAAGTATAGTCAAAATGTAAACGAAGAGATGACAGGCATAAAAAAAGGTATCTTGGGATCAAGATACCTTTCAATGGTACAACTGCTACTAAATGATACGATTCTTGGCGAGCTTTTCACGCCTCTCATCTTCTTCGGCAGCCATTTTTTCTTTACGATTGTCACAAGGGTCATCGCAATCGCATGCTTTATCTATGCCTAATGCCCCTAGACCACCACAACTACCCGCTACTGCGGTTCGCTTAACGATATAGCCAATAGACATCAAAAGAAAAAACAGCAATAAAACAACAAATGCCGCGATAAATGTACTCATCAAATACTCCAAGTGTAGCGAGAGGCGATTATATCATCAGATCCCTTGTCAAACCTAAGGGTATAACGCGAGATCTGATCTAACACCTACAATAGTCTTTAAACCTAAACCAGAAGATGTAACAGCTCACTGATTTGAATAAGGTTTAAAAGCATCACTATAAAAAACTTTAAAGCCGCTATCTTGCTTCTCAATCAACATGATGGCTAAATTTTCCTGCTTAGCAAGCGCTAATGACTTCTCGGTTCCCAGTACCATCATGGCAGTGGCATAACCATCGGCAACCATAGACTGCTTATGAAGTACAGTCACAGAAGCTAATCTATGATCGATTGGGTAGCCATCTCGTGGATCGATAAGATGAGAAAACTGTCGGCCATCTTCTTCATAGTAATTACGATAATCACCGGAAGTAGCAACCGCCATGTCACCAGGAGCAATCACTTGTTGAATTTCTCGGTCGTCAA is a genomic window of Shewanella psychrophila containing:
- the nqrM gene encoding (Na+)-NQR maturation NqrM, whose product is MSTFIAAFVVLLLFFLLMSIGYIVKRTAVAGSCGGLGALGIDKACDCDDPCDNRKEKMAAEEDERREKLAKNRII
- a CDS encoding GGDEF domain-containing protein yields the protein MRTDLKVILDSLVRLTEQRQLDSLTKSLVSTVQQFVTPLDVQIFDIHISSSELEEVALPEYFSLSHNPYGNSNDDSVCEEAAACFTKCVSSQSTCYSNDLIPALIAIPIKLNSCVVKVLWVKLECITEHNLGLLKGLAKVFENFLAIVIECETDELTGLLNRKAFGSRLRAANTNLVSIEQAKIKQLKHHWLCIFDIDKFKLINDSFGHLYGDEILLDLVRVMRSVFDEEDAMFRFGGDEFVLLIAPSTKHQMLTKCQKFSDSLYRFHGEKVRLTVSMGITQICSDKQANTLLIQADQALYYIKETGRNRIEVYEDLVSRGALSEKKFDDDIEIF